Proteins found in one Brachypodium distachyon strain Bd21 chromosome 5, Brachypodium_distachyon_v3.0, whole genome shotgun sequence genomic segment:
- the LOC100846052 gene encoding protein MEI2-like 4 isoform X2 yields the protein MEQRHHMPTFHLPAESESSLPHERPVGPLRQESFPGHVERFSLTWGSKSVASSPVDKLNPVGAEVVNQLELMEPYKLMDQKTSFGEHKLLGQQRHANLPPTAWRADQDPAEQHDSFSKPLALFPHVRKGHLSAIHYENGLFSSSLPDIFDKKLRLTSQNGLVGQPVEKELNNVDDEPFELTQEIEAQVIGNLLPNDDDLLSGVLDNVGYPACANNRDDMDDDIFYTGGGMELETDDNNNKLLKLNSIASNGQTGLNGILSGENPYGEHPSRTLFIRNIDGIVEDSELELLFQKYGEIQTLYTACKHHGFVMVSYYDIRSAETAMKALQSKPFRNWKLDIHYSVPKENTLEKDNNQGTLAVFNLDPSVTNDDLRHIFGGYGKIKEIHETSQQGHHKYIEFYDVRAAEAALYVLNRSDIAGKTIKLVPCCVGDTKRLMQHRPPGLEPEDFGVCKPGNATSPLTNYYGSVNMASTGPEHGISRVVRTRVQPPINQFRERNFLDIPSITPQSQSMSSPVRIATAGTHKNHSALGEHGHSLGRMNGHLNYGYQGMGAFHPHSLPEFDNSQSNCIPYNLSTIPPIGVKSNSRTADGIDSRHLYKVCSANLSGHSSGHSEALGVSRTGSCPLHGHQVAWNNSNNSHHHTSSPMLWPNSGPFINNIPSCPPTQVHGISRASRMLENALPMNHHVGSAPAVNPSIWDRRHGYAGERMEVPSFHPGSAGSRGFPGSPHLHQLELSSMFPQSRGNPAMSPAHIGARSPQQRGHMFHGRSHIGPLPSSFDSPVERTRSRRNESCANQSDSKRQYELDIERIACGEDSRTTLMIKNIPNKYTSKMLLTAIDENHRGTYDFIYLPIDFKNKCNVGYAFINMITPEHIVPFYKIFHGKRWEKFNSEKVASLAYARIQGKSALIAHFQNSSLMNEDKRCRPILFHSHGPNAGDQEPFPLGTHIRSRPGRSRILSCEDSLSTSANSWTPSNGSRHTSGYPKEADPTTA from the exons ATGGAGCAGAGGCACCACATGCCCACATTCCACCTCCCTGCGGAGTCCGAATCCTCCCTGCCCCACGAG AGGCCAGTTGGACCTTTGAGGCAGGAATCTTTTCCTGGGCATGTTG AAAGGTTTTCATTGACTTGGGGAAGCAAGTCTGTTGCATCTTCTCCAGTTGATAAGCTCAACCCCGTTGGTGCAGAGGTTGTGAATCAGTTAGAACTTATGGAACCATACAAGTTGATGGACCAGAAAACTTCCTTTGGTGAGCACAAGTTGCTGGGCCAACAAAGGCATGCAAACCTGCCCCCAACCGCCTGGAGAGCTGATCAAGATCCTGCAGAACAGCATGATTCATTTTCGAAGCCATTGGCTTTATTTCCTCATGTTAGGAAGGGACATTTAAGTGCGATCCATTATGAGAATGGGCTTTTCTCAAGCTCCCTTCCAGACATTTTTGACAAGAAAT TGAGACTAACATCACAGAATGGACTTGTTGGTCAGCCTGTCGAAAAGGAACTCAACAATGTTGATGACGAGCCTTTTGAGTTAACTCAGGAAATTGAGGCACAAGTAATTGGCAATCTGCTCCCTAATGACGATGACTTATTATCAGGTGTTCTTGACAATGTGGGGTACCCTGCCTGTGCTAATAACAGGGATGACATGGATGATGACATATTCTATACTGGAGGTGGAATGGAATTGGAAACTGATGATAATAATAACAAACTGTTAAAACTTAACAGTATAGCCAGCAACGGTCAGACTGGGTTAAATGGCATACTGTCTGGCGAAAACCCATACGGGGAACACCCCTCGAGAACCCTCTTTATTAGAAACATCGATGGTATTGTTGAGGACTCTGAATTGGAACTCCTATTTCAG AAATATGGAGAAATCCAAACTCTTTACACTGCCTGCAAACATCATGGTTTTGTGATGGTATCTTACTATGATATAAGATCGGCAGAAACGGCCATGAAGGCACTTCAAAGCAAGCCATTTAGGAACTGGAAACTTGACATACATTACTCTGTCCCAAAG GAGAATACATTAGAGAAAGATAATAACCAGGGCACACTTGCCGTGTTTAACCTTGACCCGTCTGTAACTAATGATGATCTTCGTCATATATTTGGTGGCTATGGTAAAATCAAGGAG atTCATGAGACTTCACAACAGGGTCATCACAAATACATAGAGTTTTATGATGTCAGAGCAGCTGAAGCTGCACTTTATGTGTTAAATAGGAGCGATATTGCAGGAAAGACAATCAAATTGGTGCCCTGCTGCGTGGGAGACACTAAACG TTTGATGCAGCATAGGCCTCCTGGGTTGGAGCCGGAAGACTTTGGTGTATGCAAACCAGGAAATGCAACTAGTCCGCTGACAAATTACTATG GTTCGGTCAACATGGCATCCACTGGCCCTGAACATGGGATTTCTCGGGTTGTACGTACCAGAGTTCAGCCGCCAATAAACCAATTTAGGGAGAGAAATTTTCTGGATATTCCCTCAATTACTCCGCAAAGCCAAAGCATGTCCTCTCCTGTTAGAATTGCAACTGCAGGAACACATAAGAACCACTCTGCTCTTGGTGAGCATGGTCATTCACTTGGAAGGATGAATGGACACTTGAACTATGGATATCAAGGGATGGGAGCTTTTCATCCTCATTCACTTCCCGAGTTTGACAACAGCCAAAGTAATTGTATTCCTTACAACCTAAGCACAATACCACCCATTGGAGTTAAGAGCAATTCTAGAACTGCTGACGGAATTGATAGCAGGCATTTGTACAAAGTTTGTTCTGCTAACCTTAGCGGTCATTCTTCTGGTCATAGTGAAG CACTCGGGGTTTCAAGAACAGGAAGCTGCCCCCTCCATGGCCACCAAGTAGCATGGAATAATTCAAATAACTCCCATCATCATACCTCTTCTCCCATGCTGTGGCCGAACTCGGGGCCATTTATCAATAATATACCATCTTGCCCTCCTACGCAAGTTCATGGAATTTCAAGAGCATCTCGGATGCTTGAAAATGCCCTTCCAATGAATCATCATGTCGGTTCTGCACCAGCTGTCAATCCATCAATCTGGGATAGGAGACATGGGTATGCAGGGGAGCGGATGGAAGTACCAAGCTTCCATCCTGGGAGTGCTGGAAGCAGGGGTTTCCCTGGTAGTCCGCATCTGCATCAGTTGGAGCTCTCTAGTATGTTTCCTCAGAGTAGAGGGAACCCAGCCATGTCCCCAGCACATATTGGTGCTCGATCTCCCCAGCAGAGGGGGCATATGTTTCATGGAAGGAGTCATATAGGTCCCCTTCCATCCTCATTTGATTCACCTGTTGAACGTACAAGGAGCCGAAGAAATGAGTCATGTGCTAACCAATCTGATAGCAAAAGGCAGTATGAGCTTGACATCGAGCGTATAGCCTGTGGCGAGGATTCTCGGACTACACTAATGATAAAGAATATCCCAAACAA GTATACCTCAAAGATGCTTTTGACTGCTATTGATGAAAATCATAGGGGAACTTATGATTTTATCTACCTGCCAATTGACTTTAAG AATAAATGCAATGTGGGTTATGCATTCATCAATATGATTACTCCAGAGCATATTGTTCCATTTTATAAG ATATTTCATGGGAAAAGGTGGGAGAAATTCAATAGTGAGAAGGTGGCATCACTTGCATATGCTAGAATCCAAGGAAAATCAGCTCTAATTGCTCACTTCCAGAACTCAAGTTTGATGAATGAGGATAAACGTTGCCGCCCTATACTCTTCCACTCACATGGTCCAAATGCCGGAGATCAA GAACCGTTCCCTCTGGGAACACACATCCGTTCTAGGCCTGGGAGATCCAGGATTTTGAGCTGTGAAGACAGCCTATCGACCTCCGCCAACAGTTGGACTCCCTCCAACGGAAGCAGACACACTTCAGGCTACCCAAAGGAGGCTGACCCGACCACAGCTTGA
- the LOC100846052 gene encoding protein MEI2-like 4 isoform X3 — MEQRHHMPTFHLPAESESSLPHERPVGPLRQESFPGHVEVVNQLELMEPYKLMDQKTSFGEHKLLGQQRHANLPPTAWRADQDPAEQHDSFSKPLALFPHVRKGHLSAIHYENGLFSSSLPDIFDKKLRLTSQNGLVGQPVEKELNNVDDEPFELTQEIEAQVIGNLLPNDDDLLSGVLDNVGYPACANNRDDMDDDIFYTGGGMELETDDNNNKLLKLNSIASNGQTGLNGILSGENPYGEHPSRTLFIRNIDGIVEDSELELLFQKYGEIQTLYTACKHHGFVMVSYYDIRSAETAMKALQSKPFRNWKLDIHYSVPKENTLEKDNNQGTLAVFNLDPSVTNDDLRHIFGGYGKIKEIHETSQQGHHKYIEFYDVRAAEAALYVLNRSDIAGKTIKLVPCCVGDTKRFLHNSLMQHRPPGLEPEDFGVCKPGNATSPLTNYYGSVNMASTGPEHGISRVVRTRVQPPINQFRERNFLDIPSITPQSQSMSSPVRIATAGTHKNHSALGEHGHSLGRMNGHLNYGYQGMGAFHPHSLPEFDNSQSNCIPYNLSTIPPIGVKSNSRTADGIDSRHLYKVCSANLSGHSSGHSEALGVSRTGSCPLHGHQVAWNNSNNSHHHTSSPMLWPNSGPFINNIPSCPPTQVHGISRASRMLENALPMNHHVGSAPAVNPSIWDRRHGYAGERMEVPSFHPGSAGSRGFPGSPHLHQLELSSMFPQSRGNPAMSPAHIGARSPQQRGHMFHGRSHIGPLPSSFDSPVERTRSRRNESCANQSDSKRQYELDIERIACGEDSRTTLMIKNIPNKYTSKMLLTAIDENHRGTYDFIYLPIDFKNKCNVGYAFINMITPEHIVPFYKIFHGKRWEKFNSEKVASLAYARIQGKSALIAHFQNSSLMNEDKRCRPILFHSHGPNAGDQEPFPLGTHIRSRPGRSRILSCEDSLSTSANSWTPSNGSRHTSGYPKEADPTTA; from the exons ATGGAGCAGAGGCACCACATGCCCACATTCCACCTCCCTGCGGAGTCCGAATCCTCCCTGCCCCACGAG AGGCCAGTTGGACCTTTGAGGCAGGAATCTTTTCCTGGGCATGTTG AGGTTGTGAATCAGTTAGAACTTATGGAACCATACAAGTTGATGGACCAGAAAACTTCCTTTGGTGAGCACAAGTTGCTGGGCCAACAAAGGCATGCAAACCTGCCCCCAACCGCCTGGAGAGCTGATCAAGATCCTGCAGAACAGCATGATTCATTTTCGAAGCCATTGGCTTTATTTCCTCATGTTAGGAAGGGACATTTAAGTGCGATCCATTATGAGAATGGGCTTTTCTCAAGCTCCCTTCCAGACATTTTTGACAAGAAAT TGAGACTAACATCACAGAATGGACTTGTTGGTCAGCCTGTCGAAAAGGAACTCAACAATGTTGATGACGAGCCTTTTGAGTTAACTCAGGAAATTGAGGCACAAGTAATTGGCAATCTGCTCCCTAATGACGATGACTTATTATCAGGTGTTCTTGACAATGTGGGGTACCCTGCCTGTGCTAATAACAGGGATGACATGGATGATGACATATTCTATACTGGAGGTGGAATGGAATTGGAAACTGATGATAATAATAACAAACTGTTAAAACTTAACAGTATAGCCAGCAACGGTCAGACTGGGTTAAATGGCATACTGTCTGGCGAAAACCCATACGGGGAACACCCCTCGAGAACCCTCTTTATTAGAAACATCGATGGTATTGTTGAGGACTCTGAATTGGAACTCCTATTTCAG AAATATGGAGAAATCCAAACTCTTTACACTGCCTGCAAACATCATGGTTTTGTGATGGTATCTTACTATGATATAAGATCGGCAGAAACGGCCATGAAGGCACTTCAAAGCAAGCCATTTAGGAACTGGAAACTTGACATACATTACTCTGTCCCAAAG GAGAATACATTAGAGAAAGATAATAACCAGGGCACACTTGCCGTGTTTAACCTTGACCCGTCTGTAACTAATGATGATCTTCGTCATATATTTGGTGGCTATGGTAAAATCAAGGAG atTCATGAGACTTCACAACAGGGTCATCACAAATACATAGAGTTTTATGATGTCAGAGCAGCTGAAGCTGCACTTTATGTGTTAAATAGGAGCGATATTGCAGGAAAGACAATCAAATTGGTGCCCTGCTGCGTGGGAGACACTAAACG GTTTCTTCATAACAGTTTGATGCAGCATAGGCCTCCTGGGTTGGAGCCGGAAGACTTTGGTGTATGCAAACCAGGAAATGCAACTAGTCCGCTGACAAATTACTATG GTTCGGTCAACATGGCATCCACTGGCCCTGAACATGGGATTTCTCGGGTTGTACGTACCAGAGTTCAGCCGCCAATAAACCAATTTAGGGAGAGAAATTTTCTGGATATTCCCTCAATTACTCCGCAAAGCCAAAGCATGTCCTCTCCTGTTAGAATTGCAACTGCAGGAACACATAAGAACCACTCTGCTCTTGGTGAGCATGGTCATTCACTTGGAAGGATGAATGGACACTTGAACTATGGATATCAAGGGATGGGAGCTTTTCATCCTCATTCACTTCCCGAGTTTGACAACAGCCAAAGTAATTGTATTCCTTACAACCTAAGCACAATACCACCCATTGGAGTTAAGAGCAATTCTAGAACTGCTGACGGAATTGATAGCAGGCATTTGTACAAAGTTTGTTCTGCTAACCTTAGCGGTCATTCTTCTGGTCATAGTGAAG CACTCGGGGTTTCAAGAACAGGAAGCTGCCCCCTCCATGGCCACCAAGTAGCATGGAATAATTCAAATAACTCCCATCATCATACCTCTTCTCCCATGCTGTGGCCGAACTCGGGGCCATTTATCAATAATATACCATCTTGCCCTCCTACGCAAGTTCATGGAATTTCAAGAGCATCTCGGATGCTTGAAAATGCCCTTCCAATGAATCATCATGTCGGTTCTGCACCAGCTGTCAATCCATCAATCTGGGATAGGAGACATGGGTATGCAGGGGAGCGGATGGAAGTACCAAGCTTCCATCCTGGGAGTGCTGGAAGCAGGGGTTTCCCTGGTAGTCCGCATCTGCATCAGTTGGAGCTCTCTAGTATGTTTCCTCAGAGTAGAGGGAACCCAGCCATGTCCCCAGCACATATTGGTGCTCGATCTCCCCAGCAGAGGGGGCATATGTTTCATGGAAGGAGTCATATAGGTCCCCTTCCATCCTCATTTGATTCACCTGTTGAACGTACAAGGAGCCGAAGAAATGAGTCATGTGCTAACCAATCTGATAGCAAAAGGCAGTATGAGCTTGACATCGAGCGTATAGCCTGTGGCGAGGATTCTCGGACTACACTAATGATAAAGAATATCCCAAACAA GTATACCTCAAAGATGCTTTTGACTGCTATTGATGAAAATCATAGGGGAACTTATGATTTTATCTACCTGCCAATTGACTTTAAG AATAAATGCAATGTGGGTTATGCATTCATCAATATGATTACTCCAGAGCATATTGTTCCATTTTATAAG ATATTTCATGGGAAAAGGTGGGAGAAATTCAATAGTGAGAAGGTGGCATCACTTGCATATGCTAGAATCCAAGGAAAATCAGCTCTAATTGCTCACTTCCAGAACTCAAGTTTGATGAATGAGGATAAACGTTGCCGCCCTATACTCTTCCACTCACATGGTCCAAATGCCGGAGATCAA GAACCGTTCCCTCTGGGAACACACATCCGTTCTAGGCCTGGGAGATCCAGGATTTTGAGCTGTGAAGACAGCCTATCGACCTCCGCCAACAGTTGGACTCCCTCCAACGGAAGCAGACACACTTCAGGCTACCCAAAGGAGGCTGACCCGACCACAGCTTGA
- the LOC100846052 gene encoding protein MEI2-like 4 isoform X1 gives MEQRHHMPTFHLPAESESSLPHERPVGPLRQESFPGHVERFSLTWGSKSVASSPVDKLNPVGAEVVNQLELMEPYKLMDQKTSFGEHKLLGQQRHANLPPTAWRADQDPAEQHDSFSKPLALFPHVRKGHLSAIHYENGLFSSSLPDIFDKKLRLTSQNGLVGQPVEKELNNVDDEPFELTQEIEAQVIGNLLPNDDDLLSGVLDNVGYPACANNRDDMDDDIFYTGGGMELETDDNNNKLLKLNSIASNGQTGLNGILSGENPYGEHPSRTLFIRNIDGIVEDSELELLFQKYGEIQTLYTACKHHGFVMVSYYDIRSAETAMKALQSKPFRNWKLDIHYSVPKENTLEKDNNQGTLAVFNLDPSVTNDDLRHIFGGYGKIKEIHETSQQGHHKYIEFYDVRAAEAALYVLNRSDIAGKTIKLVPCCVGDTKRFLHNSLMQHRPPGLEPEDFGVCKPGNATSPLTNYYGSVNMASTGPEHGISRVVRTRVQPPINQFRERNFLDIPSITPQSQSMSSPVRIATAGTHKNHSALGEHGHSLGRMNGHLNYGYQGMGAFHPHSLPEFDNSQSNCIPYNLSTIPPIGVKSNSRTADGIDSRHLYKVCSANLSGHSSGHSEALGVSRTGSCPLHGHQVAWNNSNNSHHHTSSPMLWPNSGPFINNIPSCPPTQVHGISRASRMLENALPMNHHVGSAPAVNPSIWDRRHGYAGERMEVPSFHPGSAGSRGFPGSPHLHQLELSSMFPQSRGNPAMSPAHIGARSPQQRGHMFHGRSHIGPLPSSFDSPVERTRSRRNESCANQSDSKRQYELDIERIACGEDSRTTLMIKNIPNKYTSKMLLTAIDENHRGTYDFIYLPIDFKNKCNVGYAFINMITPEHIVPFYKIFHGKRWEKFNSEKVASLAYARIQGKSALIAHFQNSSLMNEDKRCRPILFHSHGPNAGDQEPFPLGTHIRSRPGRSRILSCEDSLSTSANSWTPSNGSRHTSGYPKEADPTTA, from the exons ATGGAGCAGAGGCACCACATGCCCACATTCCACCTCCCTGCGGAGTCCGAATCCTCCCTGCCCCACGAG AGGCCAGTTGGACCTTTGAGGCAGGAATCTTTTCCTGGGCATGTTG AAAGGTTTTCATTGACTTGGGGAAGCAAGTCTGTTGCATCTTCTCCAGTTGATAAGCTCAACCCCGTTGGTGCAGAGGTTGTGAATCAGTTAGAACTTATGGAACCATACAAGTTGATGGACCAGAAAACTTCCTTTGGTGAGCACAAGTTGCTGGGCCAACAAAGGCATGCAAACCTGCCCCCAACCGCCTGGAGAGCTGATCAAGATCCTGCAGAACAGCATGATTCATTTTCGAAGCCATTGGCTTTATTTCCTCATGTTAGGAAGGGACATTTAAGTGCGATCCATTATGAGAATGGGCTTTTCTCAAGCTCCCTTCCAGACATTTTTGACAAGAAAT TGAGACTAACATCACAGAATGGACTTGTTGGTCAGCCTGTCGAAAAGGAACTCAACAATGTTGATGACGAGCCTTTTGAGTTAACTCAGGAAATTGAGGCACAAGTAATTGGCAATCTGCTCCCTAATGACGATGACTTATTATCAGGTGTTCTTGACAATGTGGGGTACCCTGCCTGTGCTAATAACAGGGATGACATGGATGATGACATATTCTATACTGGAGGTGGAATGGAATTGGAAACTGATGATAATAATAACAAACTGTTAAAACTTAACAGTATAGCCAGCAACGGTCAGACTGGGTTAAATGGCATACTGTCTGGCGAAAACCCATACGGGGAACACCCCTCGAGAACCCTCTTTATTAGAAACATCGATGGTATTGTTGAGGACTCTGAATTGGAACTCCTATTTCAG AAATATGGAGAAATCCAAACTCTTTACACTGCCTGCAAACATCATGGTTTTGTGATGGTATCTTACTATGATATAAGATCGGCAGAAACGGCCATGAAGGCACTTCAAAGCAAGCCATTTAGGAACTGGAAACTTGACATACATTACTCTGTCCCAAAG GAGAATACATTAGAGAAAGATAATAACCAGGGCACACTTGCCGTGTTTAACCTTGACCCGTCTGTAACTAATGATGATCTTCGTCATATATTTGGTGGCTATGGTAAAATCAAGGAG atTCATGAGACTTCACAACAGGGTCATCACAAATACATAGAGTTTTATGATGTCAGAGCAGCTGAAGCTGCACTTTATGTGTTAAATAGGAGCGATATTGCAGGAAAGACAATCAAATTGGTGCCCTGCTGCGTGGGAGACACTAAACG GTTTCTTCATAACAGTTTGATGCAGCATAGGCCTCCTGGGTTGGAGCCGGAAGACTTTGGTGTATGCAAACCAGGAAATGCAACTAGTCCGCTGACAAATTACTATG GTTCGGTCAACATGGCATCCACTGGCCCTGAACATGGGATTTCTCGGGTTGTACGTACCAGAGTTCAGCCGCCAATAAACCAATTTAGGGAGAGAAATTTTCTGGATATTCCCTCAATTACTCCGCAAAGCCAAAGCATGTCCTCTCCTGTTAGAATTGCAACTGCAGGAACACATAAGAACCACTCTGCTCTTGGTGAGCATGGTCATTCACTTGGAAGGATGAATGGACACTTGAACTATGGATATCAAGGGATGGGAGCTTTTCATCCTCATTCACTTCCCGAGTTTGACAACAGCCAAAGTAATTGTATTCCTTACAACCTAAGCACAATACCACCCATTGGAGTTAAGAGCAATTCTAGAACTGCTGACGGAATTGATAGCAGGCATTTGTACAAAGTTTGTTCTGCTAACCTTAGCGGTCATTCTTCTGGTCATAGTGAAG CACTCGGGGTTTCAAGAACAGGAAGCTGCCCCCTCCATGGCCACCAAGTAGCATGGAATAATTCAAATAACTCCCATCATCATACCTCTTCTCCCATGCTGTGGCCGAACTCGGGGCCATTTATCAATAATATACCATCTTGCCCTCCTACGCAAGTTCATGGAATTTCAAGAGCATCTCGGATGCTTGAAAATGCCCTTCCAATGAATCATCATGTCGGTTCTGCACCAGCTGTCAATCCATCAATCTGGGATAGGAGACATGGGTATGCAGGGGAGCGGATGGAAGTACCAAGCTTCCATCCTGGGAGTGCTGGAAGCAGGGGTTTCCCTGGTAGTCCGCATCTGCATCAGTTGGAGCTCTCTAGTATGTTTCCTCAGAGTAGAGGGAACCCAGCCATGTCCCCAGCACATATTGGTGCTCGATCTCCCCAGCAGAGGGGGCATATGTTTCATGGAAGGAGTCATATAGGTCCCCTTCCATCCTCATTTGATTCACCTGTTGAACGTACAAGGAGCCGAAGAAATGAGTCATGTGCTAACCAATCTGATAGCAAAAGGCAGTATGAGCTTGACATCGAGCGTATAGCCTGTGGCGAGGATTCTCGGACTACACTAATGATAAAGAATATCCCAAACAA GTATACCTCAAAGATGCTTTTGACTGCTATTGATGAAAATCATAGGGGAACTTATGATTTTATCTACCTGCCAATTGACTTTAAG AATAAATGCAATGTGGGTTATGCATTCATCAATATGATTACTCCAGAGCATATTGTTCCATTTTATAAG ATATTTCATGGGAAAAGGTGGGAGAAATTCAATAGTGAGAAGGTGGCATCACTTGCATATGCTAGAATCCAAGGAAAATCAGCTCTAATTGCTCACTTCCAGAACTCAAGTTTGATGAATGAGGATAAACGTTGCCGCCCTATACTCTTCCACTCACATGGTCCAAATGCCGGAGATCAA GAACCGTTCCCTCTGGGAACACACATCCGTTCTAGGCCTGGGAGATCCAGGATTTTGAGCTGTGAAGACAGCCTATCGACCTCCGCCAACAGTTGGACTCCCTCCAACGGAAGCAGACACACTTCAGGCTACCCAAAGGAGGCTGACCCGACCACAGCTTGA